From Streptomyces sp. CMB-StM0423, a single genomic window includes:
- a CDS encoding acyl-CoA dehydrogenase family protein gives MDFAPDARTGELRERLLAFMTEHVFPAEPVAAAQVAAQDDPWAHPPVVAELRAEARSRGLWNLFLPDTVYGAGLSNLQYAPLAEITGRSPHLAPLALNCSAPDTGNMELLAQFATAEQRARWLEPLLEGRIRSAFAMTEPAVASSDASNIETRIERDGDSYVLNGRKWYISGAMNPGCAVFIVMGKTDPEGRDPRRQQSMVLVPRDTPGLTVRRAMRVYGFEDHLHGGHAEIVLDGVRVPAANLVGEEGGGFAIAQARLGPGRIHHCMRLIGMAERAIELMCRRAVERSAFGKELARQGVVQTWIADARVAVEQLRLLVLKTAWLMDTVGNRGAHTEIQAIKIAVPREVTGILDRAVQLHGAAGVSQDTPLAELWASARTLRLADGPDEVHQRSLARRELRKYAPGG, from the coding sequence ATGGACTTCGCACCCGACGCGCGCACCGGGGAACTGCGCGAGCGCCTGCTCGCGTTCATGACCGAGCACGTCTTCCCCGCCGAGCCCGTCGCCGCCGCGCAGGTCGCCGCGCAGGACGACCCGTGGGCGCACCCGCCCGTCGTGGCCGAGTTGCGCGCCGAGGCGCGCAGCCGCGGGCTGTGGAACCTCTTCCTCCCCGACACCGTGTACGGCGCGGGCCTGTCGAACCTGCAGTACGCGCCGCTCGCCGAGATCACCGGCCGCAGCCCCCACCTGGCGCCGCTGGCGCTCAACTGCAGCGCGCCCGACACCGGGAACATGGAGCTGCTGGCCCAGTTCGCCACCGCGGAGCAGCGCGCACGGTGGCTGGAGCCGCTGCTGGAGGGGCGTATCCGCTCGGCGTTCGCGATGACCGAGCCGGCCGTCGCCTCCTCCGACGCCTCGAACATCGAGACCAGGATCGAGCGGGACGGCGACTCGTACGTCCTCAACGGCCGCAAGTGGTACATCTCCGGGGCGATGAACCCCGGCTGCGCGGTGTTCATCGTCATGGGCAAGACCGACCCCGAGGGCCGGGACCCGCGTCGCCAGCAGTCCATGGTCCTGGTCCCGCGCGACACCCCCGGCCTCACCGTCCGCCGGGCCATGCGGGTCTACGGCTTCGAGGACCATCTGCACGGCGGCCACGCCGAGATCGTGCTCGACGGCGTACGGGTCCCCGCGGCAAACCTCGTCGGCGAGGAGGGCGGCGGCTTCGCCATCGCGCAGGCGCGGCTCGGTCCCGGCCGTATCCACCACTGCATGCGGCTGATCGGCATGGCGGAGCGGGCGATCGAGCTGATGTGCCGCCGGGCGGTGGAGCGTTCGGCGTTCGGCAAGGAGCTGGCGCGGCAGGGCGTGGTGCAGACGTGGATCGCGGACGCGCGGGTGGCGGTGGAGCAGTTGCGGCTGCTGGTGCTGAAGACCGCGTGGCTGATGGACACGGTGGGCAACCGCGGCGCGCACACGGAGATCCAGGCCATCAAGATCGCCGTGCCGCGGGAGGTCACCGGGATCCTGGACCGCGCGGTCCAGTTGCACGGCGCGGCGGGCGTCAGCCAGGACACGCCGCTGGCCGAGCTGTGGGCGTCGGCGCGCACGCTGCGGCTGGCGGACGGTCCCGACGAGGTGCACCAGCGGTCGCTGGCCCGGCGCGAGCTGCGGAAGTACGCGCCGGGCGGGTGA
- a CDS encoding phosphotransferase family protein has protein sequence MSDDHPPGLDPGALRRYLDAQLPGLVRGGLRARLIEGGRSNLTYDVTDGTGRWVVRRPPLGHVLATAHDMAREHRVLTALHPTPVPVPRTLLLCTDETVLGAPFYVMEYVPGTVYRTAGQLAPLGPARTRAVVEGLVDTLVRLHAVDPAAAGLAGFGRPDGFLERQLRRWGKQLDASRSRELPGIDELHGALARDLPPAAAPAVVHGDYRLDNVLVDAAGTVTAVLDWEMSTLGDPLTDLGLLAMYSTPAGADSPIATTADAPGHPAAAEIVARYAERSGRDVSRIAWYTAFAYFKLAVILEGIHYRFTLGQTVGAGFDRIGELVPRFIAGGRTTLQEG, from the coding sequence ATGAGCGACGACCACCCGCCCGGCCTCGACCCCGGCGCGCTGCGCCGGTACCTCGACGCGCAGCTCCCCGGGCTCGTCCGCGGCGGGCTCCGCGCCCGGCTCATCGAGGGCGGCAGGTCCAACCTCACGTACGACGTCACCGACGGCACCGGCCGCTGGGTCGTCCGCCGCCCGCCGCTCGGCCATGTCCTCGCCACCGCACACGACATGGCCCGCGAGCACCGCGTGCTCACCGCGCTGCACCCCACCCCCGTCCCCGTACCGCGGACCCTGCTGCTCTGCACCGACGAGACCGTGCTCGGCGCCCCGTTCTACGTCATGGAGTACGTCCCCGGCACCGTGTACCGCACGGCGGGGCAACTCGCGCCGCTCGGCCCCGCGCGCACCCGCGCCGTGGTCGAAGGACTCGTCGACACCCTGGTCCGCCTGCACGCCGTCGACCCGGCCGCCGCAGGACTCGCCGGCTTCGGCCGCCCGGATGGCTTCCTGGAGCGCCAACTCCGCCGCTGGGGCAAGCAGCTCGACGCCTCCCGCAGCCGCGAGCTGCCCGGCATCGACGAACTGCACGGCGCTCTCGCCCGCGACCTGCCGCCCGCCGCCGCGCCCGCCGTCGTGCACGGCGACTACCGCCTCGACAACGTCCTCGTCGACGCCGCCGGCACCGTGACCGCCGTCCTGGACTGGGAGATGTCGACGCTCGGCGACCCGCTCACGGACCTCGGCCTGCTCGCGATGTACAGCACCCCGGCCGGCGCCGACTCCCCCATCGCCACCACCGCCGACGCCCCGGGACACCCGGCCGCCGCCGAGATCGTCGCCCGCTACGCCGAGCGGTCCGGCCGCGACGTCTCCCGCATCGCCTGGTACACGGCCTTCGCGTACTTCAAGCTCGCCGTGATCCTGGAAGGCATCCACTACCGCTTCACCCTCGGCCAGACCGTCGGCGCCGGCTTCGACCGCATCGGCGAGCTCGTGCCCCGCTTCATCGCGGGCGGCCGCACCACTCTGCAGGAAGGCTGA
- a CDS encoding MBL fold metallo-hydrolase, producing MGVTVPLIVVMGVSGCGKTTVGRELAERLNVPYADGADIGREAGLSPACGEPPDGAVARWLRRRAASGGVVSRPALRRRDRDRLAAAVPGLYFLHLDGSRQLVGARLAERKELFVPHDVLDAQFAALEPLAPDEHGAAVGIDGTPAQIVDRAVDAARTPYCVQIATGVHAYIQPDGGWCLSNAGFVSDGTTTLLVDTAATEPRAKLLREAVLASGAPDPALVVNTHHHGDHTYGNSVFAPATVVGHAACRQQVLAAGRHLELLWPEVEYGDVRLTAPDMTYTESMTLTAGGTEVRLLHPGPAHTVGDTVVWLPEQRVVFAGDIALCGGAPFVAFGSLGGSLRALEHLRSLGAETVVPGHGPVTDAGVFDAVERYLRYVGELAAQGRAAGRTPLETARAADPEAFAELREPERLVANLHRAYSELAGEPEGRPLDAAEYFADMAALNGGEMMPCHA from the coding sequence ATGGGCGTCACCGTGCCACTGATCGTCGTGATGGGGGTGTCCGGCTGCGGCAAGACCACGGTGGGCCGGGAGCTGGCCGAGCGGCTGAACGTGCCGTACGCGGACGGCGCCGACATCGGCCGGGAGGCCGGCCTCTCCCCCGCGTGCGGCGAGCCGCCCGACGGGGCCGTCGCCCGCTGGCTCCGCAGACGGGCCGCGAGCGGCGGCGTCGTCAGCCGGCCCGCGCTGCGCCGCCGCGACCGCGACCGGCTCGCGGCGGCCGTGCCGGGGCTGTACTTCCTGCACCTGGACGGCTCGCGGCAGCTCGTCGGCGCGCGACTGGCCGAGCGCAAGGAACTGTTCGTGCCGCACGACGTGCTGGACGCGCAGTTCGCTGCCCTCGAACCGCTGGCGCCCGACGAGCACGGGGCGGCGGTCGGCATCGACGGCACCCCGGCGCAGATCGTGGACCGCGCGGTCGACGCCGCCCGCACGCCGTACTGCGTGCAGATCGCCACCGGCGTGCACGCCTACATCCAGCCGGACGGCGGCTGGTGCCTGAGCAACGCGGGCTTCGTCAGCGACGGCACGACGACGCTGCTCGTCGACACCGCCGCCACCGAGCCCCGGGCGAAGCTGCTGCGCGAGGCGGTCCTGGCCAGCGGGGCGCCCGACCCGGCGCTCGTGGTCAACACCCACCACCACGGCGACCACACGTACGGCAACAGCGTCTTCGCCCCCGCCACGGTCGTCGGCCACGCCGCGTGCCGGCAGCAGGTGCTGGCCGCGGGGCGCCATCTGGAGCTGCTGTGGCCGGAGGTGGAGTACGGGGACGTGCGGCTGACGGCGCCGGACATGACGTACACGGAGTCGATGACGCTGACCGCGGGCGGCACGGAGGTCCGCCTGCTGCACCCGGGTCCCGCGCACACGGTCGGCGACACGGTGGTGTGGCTGCCGGAGCAGCGGGTCGTGTTCGCGGGGGACATAGCGCTGTGCGGCGGCGCGCCGTTCGTCGCGTTCGGCTCGCTCGGGGGGTCTCTGCGGGCGCTGGAGCACCTGCGGTCGCTGGGCGCGGAGACGGTGGTGCCGGGGCACGGGCCGGTGACGGACGCGGGGGTGTTCGACGCGGTGGAGCGGTATCTGCGGTACGTCGGCGAGCTGGCGGCGCAGGGCCGCGCGGCGGGCCGGACGCCGCTGGAGACGGCGCGGGCGGCGGACCCGGAGGCGTTCGCGGAACTGCGGGAGCCGGAGCGGCTGGTGGCCAACCTGCACCGGGCGTACAGCGAGCTGGCCGGCGAGCCGGAGGGCCGGCCGCTGGACGCGGCGGAGTACTTCGCGGACATGGCGGCGCTGAACGGCGGCGAGATGATGCCCTGTCATGCGTAG
- a CDS encoding DUF202 domain-containing protein, whose translation MSGARDPGAQPERTRLAWRRTTLAFAVVVVLELRRVVVEGGSAGGYAGLSLALCTWLVFLTVGQRRINQLAAAAPAAMAPGLALGAGLCLVASATSAAVLLI comes from the coding sequence GTGAGCGGTGCCCGGGACCCCGGGGCGCAGCCGGAGCGGACGCGGCTCGCGTGGCGGCGCACGACGCTGGCGTTCGCGGTCGTGGTGGTGCTGGAGCTGCGCCGGGTGGTCGTCGAGGGCGGCTCCGCGGGCGGGTACGCGGGGCTGTCGCTGGCGCTGTGCACGTGGCTGGTGTTCCTGACGGTGGGCCAGCGGCGGATCAACCAACTGGCCGCCGCCGCACCGGCGGCGATGGCCCCGGGGCTCGCGCTGGGCGCCGGCCTGTGCCTGGTGGCGTCCGCGACGTCCGCGGCCGTGCTGCTCATCTGA
- a CDS encoding YidH family protein, with the protein MSDPERPSAVRLWFSPRRLRAEGRTPDYRFSLANERTFLAWVRTALALVGGGIAADQFLTEMSRPFRTAIAAVLLAGGAVCAVRAVNHWIRCERAMRRGEDLPESRFPGLLAVGTAVAAAVLIVVVLVGAGR; encoded by the coding sequence GTGAGCGACCCCGAACGTCCGTCCGCCGTGCGGCTGTGGTTCTCGCCCCGGCGGCTGCGCGCCGAGGGCCGCACGCCGGACTACCGCTTCTCGCTCGCCAACGAGCGGACGTTCCTCGCCTGGGTGCGGACGGCACTGGCGCTCGTCGGCGGCGGCATCGCCGCCGACCAGTTCCTCACCGAGATGTCCCGCCCCTTCCGTACGGCCATCGCCGCCGTGCTCCTCGCCGGCGGGGCGGTCTGCGCGGTACGTGCCGTCAACCACTGGATCCGCTGCGAGCGCGCGATGCGCCGCGGCGAGGACCTGCCGGAGTCCCGCTTCCCCGGGCTGCTCGCCGTGGGCACGGCGGTGGCGGCGGCGGTGCTGATCGTCGTGGTGCTGGTCGGGGCCGGGCGGTGA
- a CDS encoding FAD-binding dehydrogenase, giving the protein MIYDADVIVIGAGLAGLAATAELADAGRKVILLDQEPEQALGGQAHWSFGGLFFVGSPEQRRLRIRDSRELAWQDWLGTAGFDRTEDHWPRKWAEAYVDFASGEKRAWLRAQGMSFFPVVGWAERGGYDAEGHGNSVPRFHITWGTGPGVVAPFERRVREAAELGRVDMRFRHRVTGLARSGGAVDTVSGEILEPSDAPRGTASGREVADTFELRAQAVIITSGGIGGNHDLVRAHWPKRLGTPPEKLLSGVPAHVDGLLLDVAGAAGGRLINRDRMWHYTEGIENWNPIWSRHGIRILPGPSSLWLDATGRRLPVPLFPGFDTLGTLEHIMKSGHGYTWFVLSQKVIEKEFTLSGSEQNPDLTGKSVRDVLGRAGSGAPAPVQAFMDNGVDFIVERDLATLVRRMNELTGDKLIDEEALRRTLTARDREIDNAYTKDMQITALRGARNFLGDKLIRAASPHRFLDPKNGPLIAVRLNILTRKSLGGLETDLSSRVLAEGGEPLPGVYAAGEAAGFGGGGVHGYRSLEGTFLGGCLFSGRAAGRAAAKAVG; this is encoded by the coding sequence ATGATCTACGACGCCGACGTCATCGTGATCGGAGCGGGGCTCGCAGGACTCGCCGCGACCGCGGAGCTGGCCGACGCCGGACGCAAGGTCATCCTGCTGGACCAGGAGCCGGAACAGGCGCTCGGCGGCCAGGCGCACTGGTCCTTCGGCGGCCTGTTCTTCGTCGGCTCGCCCGAGCAGCGCCGGCTGCGCATCCGCGACAGCCGCGAGCTGGCCTGGCAGGACTGGCTCGGCACCGCGGGATTCGACCGCACGGAGGACCACTGGCCGCGCAAGTGGGCCGAGGCGTACGTCGACTTCGCCAGCGGCGAGAAGCGCGCCTGGCTGCGCGCGCAGGGCATGTCGTTCTTCCCGGTGGTCGGCTGGGCCGAGCGCGGCGGCTACGACGCGGAGGGCCACGGCAACTCCGTACCCCGCTTCCACATCACCTGGGGCACGGGACCCGGCGTCGTCGCCCCCTTCGAGCGGCGGGTACGCGAAGCCGCGGAACTGGGCCGCGTCGACATGCGCTTCCGGCACCGCGTCACCGGACTGGCCCGCAGCGGTGGCGCCGTCGACACCGTCAGCGGCGAGATCCTCGAACCCAGCGACGCCCCGCGCGGCACCGCCAGCGGCCGGGAGGTGGCCGACACCTTCGAGCTGCGCGCCCAGGCGGTGATCATCACCTCCGGCGGCATCGGCGGCAACCACGACCTCGTCCGCGCCCACTGGCCCAAGCGCCTGGGCACCCCGCCGGAGAAGCTGCTCTCCGGCGTCCCCGCGCACGTCGACGGGCTGCTGCTCGACGTCGCCGGGGCGGCCGGCGGCCGGCTCATCAACCGCGACCGGATGTGGCACTACACCGAGGGCATCGAGAACTGGAACCCCATCTGGTCCCGGCACGGCATCCGTATCCTGCCGGGACCCTCGTCGCTGTGGCTGGACGCGACCGGCCGCCGGCTGCCCGTACCGCTGTTCCCGGGCTTCGACACGCTCGGCACGCTGGAGCACATCATGAAGTCGGGCCACGGCTACACCTGGTTCGTCCTCAGCCAGAAGGTCATCGAGAAGGAGTTCACGCTCTCCGGCAGCGAGCAGAATCCGGACCTGACCGGCAAGAGCGTGCGCGACGTGCTGGGCCGGGCAGGATCCGGGGCGCCCGCGCCCGTGCAGGCGTTCATGGACAACGGCGTCGACTTCATCGTCGAACGCGACCTCGCCACCCTGGTCCGCCGGATGAACGAGCTGACCGGCGACAAGCTCATCGACGAGGAGGCGCTGCGCCGTACGCTCACCGCCCGCGACCGCGAGATCGACAACGCCTACACCAAGGACATGCAGATCACCGCGCTGCGCGGTGCCCGCAACTTCCTCGGCGACAAGCTCATCCGCGCCGCCTCCCCACACCGCTTCCTGGACCCGAAGAACGGCCCGCTCATCGCCGTACGGCTGAACATCCTCACCCGCAAGTCCCTCGGCGGGCTGGAGACGGACCTGTCGTCGCGGGTGCTCGCCGAGGGCGGGGAGCCGCTGCCGGGCGTGTACGCGGCCGGGGAGGCCGCCGGCTTCGGCGGGGGCGGCGTCCACGGGTACCGCTCGCTGGAGGGCACGTTCCTCGGCGGGTGCCTCTTCTCCGGCCGGGCCGCGGGCCGCGCGGCGGCGAAGGCGGTGGGCTGA
- a CDS encoding MFS transporter: MASTGEIRRARYAVAAVFAAHGAVTGSFATRVPWVQDHAGISAGQLGLALAMPALGAATAMPLAGRISHTFGARRALRGLMVMWCLALILPALAPGLATLCAGLFVYGATAGMADVAMNALGVDVEQRLGRSIMSGLHGMWSGGALAGSAAGTVAAHTELDGRVHFAIAAAVLTAVSVVACRWVLAPVAHADEEPPPHFALPPRSALLIGAVGFCAVFAEGASLDWSAVYLRDEMGSSPGLAAACTTGFALTMAVARLVGDAVVERLGPVRTVRAGGVLATLGGVLIVTSSAAAQAMAGFGLLGLGIAVVVPVVFAAAARSANAPSQAIAGVATIMYASGLIAPAAIGQVADATSLTVSFGLVTVLASGLIAGAGLLRGRRSETKAKAPGAVPDPAPAPGTDTQAGT; encoded by the coding sequence GTGGCGAGCACGGGCGAGATACGGCGGGCGCGGTACGCCGTCGCGGCGGTCTTCGCCGCGCACGGCGCGGTCACCGGCAGCTTCGCCACCCGGGTCCCCTGGGTGCAGGACCACGCCGGGATCAGCGCCGGGCAGCTCGGCCTCGCGCTCGCGATGCCCGCGCTCGGCGCCGCCACCGCGATGCCGCTCGCCGGCCGGATCAGCCACACCTTCGGCGCCCGCCGCGCGCTGCGCGGGCTGATGGTCATGTGGTGTCTCGCGCTGATCCTGCCGGCCCTCGCACCCGGGCTCGCGACGCTCTGCGCGGGCCTCTTCGTGTACGGGGCGACCGCCGGCATGGCGGACGTCGCGATGAACGCGCTCGGCGTCGACGTGGAACAGCGGCTCGGCCGCTCGATCATGTCCGGGCTGCACGGCATGTGGAGCGGCGGCGCGCTCGCGGGCTCCGCGGCCGGCACCGTCGCCGCGCACACCGAGCTGGACGGCCGGGTGCACTTCGCGATCGCCGCCGCCGTCCTCACCGCGGTCTCGGTCGTCGCCTGCCGCTGGGTGCTGGCGCCCGTCGCGCACGCCGACGAGGAGCCGCCGCCGCACTTCGCGCTGCCGCCGCGCTCGGCGCTGCTCATCGGCGCCGTCGGGTTCTGCGCGGTGTTCGCCGAGGGCGCCAGCCTGGACTGGTCGGCGGTCTACCTGCGCGACGAGATGGGCTCCTCCCCCGGCCTCGCCGCCGCATGCACCACGGGCTTCGCGCTGACGATGGCGGTGGCCAGGCTGGTGGGCGACGCAGTCGTCGAACGCCTCGGCCCGGTGCGCACGGTGCGCGCGGGCGGGGTGCTGGCGACGCTCGGCGGGGTGCTCATCGTCACCTCGTCCGCCGCGGCCCAGGCGATGGCCGGGTTCGGGCTGCTGGGCCTGGGCATCGCGGTCGTCGTGCCGGTGGTCTTCGCGGCGGCGGCCCGGTCCGCCAACGCGCCGAGCCAGGCGATCGCGGGGGTGGCGACGATCATGTACGCCTCCGGGCTGATCGCCCCGGCGGCGATCGGGCAGGTCGCCGACGCGACGTCGCTGACCGTGTCGTTCGGGCTGGTGACGGTGCTGGCCTCCGGACTCATCGCGGGCGCGGGGCTGCTGCGCGGGCGGCGCTCGGAGACGAAGGCCAAGGCGCCCGGCGCCGTACCGGATCCGGCGCCCGCGCCGGGCACGGACACGCAGGCGGGCACGTAA
- a CDS encoding sialidase family protein, whose product MRTSTSLLFLSATALLGTLAVGPGTAAADAGATAAGKARCTSSVPYRSGEGGYDTYRIPATVKTRGGSLLAFAEGRVGGAGDTGNIDVVVRRSEDGGCTWGPMSVVAAGGGDTRGNPAPVVDPKTGDLVLVTSFNSGKVTEAQIMRGEVTAEQSRRVFVQRSTDDGRTFGEPREITADVKLPRWRWYATGPGHAVALKHGPNRGRLVIPSNHSTAPPAGSADTGQEAKYYGAHAIYSDDGGRTWKMGFIDDQYEGEINSNENIAAELPDGRLYFSTRDQNGTTPGNRLDSYSGDGGASLDRSYQVQPDLNEVPVVQASVLQPVGRDAPLLFSGPSNPVKREKMAVWRSDDAGRNFTKVTTLSQQPAAYSDLVQVNGQTIGVLYETGAAGSYETIEFRRLDLRNLGG is encoded by the coding sequence ATGCGCACCTCGACCAGCCTCCTCTTCCTCTCCGCGACCGCCCTCCTCGGCACCCTGGCCGTGGGCCCCGGCACGGCGGCGGCCGACGCCGGGGCCACGGCTGCCGGCAAGGCCCGCTGCACGTCCTCCGTCCCCTACAGATCCGGCGAGGGCGGCTACGACACGTACCGCATCCCCGCCACCGTGAAGACCCGCGGCGGCTCCCTCCTCGCCTTCGCCGAGGGCCGTGTCGGCGGCGCCGGGGACACCGGCAACATCGACGTCGTCGTCCGGCGCTCCGAGGACGGCGGCTGCACCTGGGGCCCGATGTCCGTCGTCGCCGCGGGCGGCGGCGACACCCGCGGCAACCCGGCGCCCGTCGTCGACCCGAAGACCGGCGACCTGGTGCTCGTCACCTCGTTCAACAGCGGCAAGGTCACCGAGGCGCAGATCATGCGCGGCGAGGTCACCGCCGAGCAGAGCCGGCGGGTCTTCGTGCAGCGTTCCACCGACGACGGCCGCACCTTCGGCGAGCCGCGGGAGATCACCGCCGACGTCAAGCTGCCGCGGTGGCGCTGGTACGCGACCGGACCCGGTCACGCCGTCGCCCTCAAGCACGGCCCGAACCGCGGCCGGCTCGTCATCCCGTCGAACCACTCCACCGCCCCGCCGGCCGGCTCCGCGGACACCGGGCAGGAGGCCAAGTACTACGGCGCCCACGCCATCTACAGCGACGACGGCGGCCGCACCTGGAAGATGGGCTTCATCGACGACCAGTACGAGGGCGAGATCAACAGCAACGAGAACATCGCCGCGGAACTGCCCGACGGCCGCCTGTACTTCAGCACCCGCGACCAGAACGGCACCACTCCGGGCAACCGCCTGGACTCCTACTCCGGCGACGGCGGCGCGAGTCTCGACCGGTCGTACCAGGTGCAGCCGGACCTCAACGAGGTGCCCGTCGTCCAGGCGAGCGTGCTGCAGCCCGTGGGGCGGGACGCGCCGCTGCTCTTCTCCGGGCCCTCGAACCCCGTCAAGCGGGAGAAGATGGCGGTCTGGCGCAGCGACGACGCGGGGCGCAACTTCACCAAGGTGACGACGCTTTCGCAGCAGCCGGCGGCGTACTCGGACCTGGTGCAGGTCAACGGCCAGACGATCGGGGTGCTGTACGAGACGGGCGCGGCCGGGTCGTACGAGACCATCGAGTTCCGCCGCCTGGACCTGCGGAACCTCGGCGGCTGA
- a CDS encoding dihydrodipicolinate synthase family protein, with protein sequence MTRPTHLTGVVPPVCTPLTPDAEVDTASLIRLVDFLVAGGVDGLFVLGSSSEAAYLRDGQRRAVVDTVVRHVGGQLPVLAGAIDMTTPRVLDHARSALDAGADALVVTAPFYTRTHPAEIDRHFREVAGRTGAPVYAYDLPVSVHTKLGHDLVLQLAADGVLAGLKDSSGDETGLRRVIVGVRDKVAGFSALTGSETMVDSALAMGAHGVVPGLGNVDPHGYARLYRSAREGDWESARTEQERLLALFGMVRSGDPARMGMSSSALGAFKAALHLRGVIDCPATMLPQIPLDAEEVRRVEKHLAAAGLR encoded by the coding sequence ATGACCCGTCCCACCCACCTGACCGGCGTCGTACCGCCCGTCTGCACCCCCCTGACGCCGGACGCCGAGGTGGACACCGCCTCGCTGATCAGGCTGGTGGACTTCCTCGTGGCGGGGGGCGTCGACGGGCTCTTCGTGCTCGGCTCGTCCTCGGAGGCCGCCTACCTCAGGGACGGCCAGCGCAGGGCCGTGGTGGACACGGTGGTACGGCACGTCGGCGGCCAACTGCCCGTGCTCGCCGGCGCGATCGACATGACGACGCCGCGCGTGCTCGACCACGCCCGCAGCGCCCTCGACGCCGGCGCGGACGCGCTCGTCGTCACCGCGCCGTTCTACACCCGCACCCACCCGGCGGAGATCGACCGGCACTTCCGCGAGGTCGCCGGCCGCACCGGCGCACCGGTCTACGCCTACGACCTGCCGGTGTCGGTGCACACCAAGCTCGGCCACGACCTGGTGCTCCAACTCGCCGCCGACGGGGTGCTGGCCGGGCTGAAGGACTCCAGCGGCGACGAGACGGGGCTGCGCCGCGTCATCGTCGGCGTCCGGGACAAGGTCGCGGGCTTCTCCGCGCTGACGGGCTCCGAGACGATGGTGGACAGCGCGCTGGCCATGGGCGCCCACGGCGTCGTCCCGGGCCTGGGCAACGTCGACCCGCACGGCTACGCACGGCTGTACCGCAGTGCGCGGGAGGGCGACTGGGAGTCGGCCAGGACCGAACAGGAGCGGCTGCTCGCGCTCTTCGGGATGGTCAGGAGCGGCGACCCGGCGCGGATGGGCATGAGCTCGTCGGCGCTCGGGGCGTTCAAGGCGGCCCTGCATCTGCGCGGGGTCATCGACTGCCCGGCGACGATGCTGCCGCAGATCCCGCTGGACGCCGAGGAGGTGCGGCGGGTGGAGAAGCACCTCGCCGCGGCCGGGCTGCGCTGA
- a CDS encoding oligopeptide/dipeptide ABC transporter ATP-binding protein yields the protein MSAKDSGGPGPIGDLAGEPLVEGDSLVEGGGAPPALITVRDAHVVHRARTGGLFARDRVYALTGADLAIAAGETVGVVGESGCGKSTLAKMLVGVQEPTAGTVEFRGRDIWKMDGGERRTAIGTGAGMIFQDPSTALNRRLPIRQILRDPLDVHRRGTSAQRTERVRELMALVGLPPVLADALPGQLSGGQRQRVAIARALALEPDLVVADEPTSALDVSVRAQILNLLLDLKERLNLALVFVSHDIQTVRRMSDRVITMYLGRIVEEAPAVALGSGGDSPAEHSTDTARHPYTRALFSATPGLLDPIDPIPLVGPVPSATRPPSGCPFRTRCWKATAECAAAMPEVTQAAQSHRFRCHHPVAAGESTRDLVIQAKESA from the coding sequence ATGAGCGCGAAGGACAGCGGCGGCCCGGGGCCGATCGGCGACCTGGCCGGCGAGCCCCTGGTCGAGGGCGACTCGCTGGTCGAGGGCGGCGGTGCGCCACCCGCGCTGATCACCGTACGGGACGCGCACGTGGTGCACCGGGCGCGCACCGGCGGCCTGTTCGCCCGCGACCGGGTGTACGCGCTGACCGGCGCGGACCTGGCGATCGCGGCGGGCGAGACCGTCGGCGTGGTCGGCGAGTCCGGCTGCGGCAAGTCGACGCTGGCGAAGATGCTGGTCGGGGTGCAGGAACCGACGGCCGGCACGGTGGAGTTCCGGGGCCGCGACATCTGGAAGATGGACGGCGGCGAGCGGCGTACGGCCATCGGCACCGGCGCGGGCATGATCTTCCAGGACCCGTCGACCGCCCTCAACCGGCGGCTGCCGATCCGGCAGATCCTCCGCGACCCGCTCGACGTGCACCGCCGCGGCACCTCCGCCCAGCGCACCGAGCGGGTCCGGGAGCTGATGGCCCTCGTCGGCCTGCCGCCGGTGCTCGCGGACGCGCTGCCGGGCCAGTTGTCCGGCGGCCAGCGGCAGCGGGTGGCCATCGCCCGCGCCCTGGCGCTGGAGCCGGACCTGGTGGTGGCCGACGAGCCGACGTCCGCGCTGGACGTGTCCGTACGCGCGCAGATCCTCAACCTGCTCCTGGACCTGAAGGAGCGGCTGAACCTGGCGCTGGTGTTCGTCTCGCACGACATCCAGACGGTGCGGCGGATGAGCGACCGCGTCATCACCATGTATCTGGGCAGGATCGTGGAGGAGGCGCCGGCGGTGGCGCTGGGCTCCGGCGGCGACTCCCCGGCGGAGCACAGCACGGACACCGCCCGGCACCCCTATACGCGGGCGCTGTTCTCGGCGACGCCGGGGCTCCTCGACCCCATCGACCCGATCCCGCTCGTCGGTCCCGTGCCGTCGGCGACCCGGCCGCCGAGCGGCTGCCCGTTCCGTACCCGGTGCTGGAAGGCCACGGCGGAGTGCGCCGCGGCCATGCCGGAGGTCACGCAGGCGGCGCAGTCCCACCGGTTCCGCTGCCACCACCCGGTGGCCGCCGGGGAGAGCACCCGTGATCTCGTGATCCAAGCGAAGGAGAGCGCATGA